From Pseudobdellovibrio exovorus JSS, a single genomic window includes:
- the hsdR gene encoding EcoAI/FtnUII family type I restriction enzme subunit R codes for MSRNEAKTRKELVDPKLKNAGWLDHDWQVDPEYKITAGRIHFDGKSATRTKPVYADYLLRYSSSLAIAVVEVKAEEKHYLEGERQAKDYARKLGLWFAYSTNGHEIEFFNLKAGTQTKVDQFHGPEELWQMYLKESGLDQSPEKQKALIQDYYDESGIGQRRKPRYYQEKAVNKALEAILGGRNRVLITMATGTGKTFTSIQLVYKLWKAKEKKKILFIVDRNLLADQAFADFDAAMDKDACYRLKPEEKEWPLGRDLYFGIYQSLVGADDDEEAGKKGKPDRFKEFPPDYFDLIVIDEAHRGARRSQDGKETSSWFKLLEYFKSATQVGLTATPKRDESNDTYAHFKEPVVVYSLKDGIQDGYLAPYIIKRVTSNIDALGYRPDRTDIVDVRGKKLEIKDYLTPDFERQLSIPQRTRAFAYHLLRHLFSTDPLGKTLVFCLNQEHALDMAKYCREAFAQYKIKYGLTDYKGDYAVRITGDDKDNDGKYPDLEKYKNLDSYQPIIVTTSKLLTTGVDVKNIKNVVIFRNVGSMVEFKQIIGRGTRTYEPQDRTKEKLGFFILEYANYSTQLFNDPEWDDEAQDFIDEGALIVEKPEAEETDISEAPVPVTEKEKEEEGVDEGSGVYIEPEPEVINHIKYRMSEDFLSGRIVMAAESIALTGPDGKPMSTDEFILYQSNILKDQFNSLADLNLIWKDQKKRKEFQESVNDLGINLGALTQIFFEKHKMRSVDTLDILVNLLFGENYITKEERIEKAKKLHPEVFHFNDLKKDAFLSDLLKIYTEMEYHPLNFSKELWQVPQMKKYGEFQGVREIFGGTDGIKQFVEDIQLALYDERVVA; via the coding sequence ATGAGTCGTAACGAAGCTAAAACTAGAAAAGAACTTGTAGATCCAAAACTAAAAAACGCAGGGTGGTTAGATCACGATTGGCAAGTGGACCCTGAATACAAAATCACAGCTGGACGAATTCATTTTGATGGAAAATCCGCGACTCGGACTAAACCTGTGTATGCTGACTACCTTCTTCGATATTCGTCATCTTTGGCAATAGCGGTTGTCGAGGTAAAAGCTGAAGAGAAACACTATCTTGAAGGAGAAAGACAGGCTAAAGATTACGCGCGAAAACTTGGTCTATGGTTTGCTTATTCAACAAATGGTCACGAAATTGAATTTTTTAATTTAAAAGCAGGTACTCAAACTAAGGTTGATCAATTTCACGGGCCAGAAGAGCTGTGGCAAATGTATTTAAAAGAGTCAGGTTTAGATCAATCACCAGAAAAGCAAAAAGCACTTATTCAGGACTACTATGACGAGTCTGGCATTGGCCAAAGAAGGAAGCCGCGATATTACCAAGAAAAAGCGGTGAACAAGGCGCTTGAAGCTATACTTGGCGGAAGAAATCGCGTGCTGATCACAATGGCGACGGGAACAGGGAAAACCTTCACCTCTATCCAGCTTGTTTACAAGCTTTGGAAAGCTAAAGAGAAAAAAAAGATCCTTTTTATTGTGGATAGAAACCTGTTAGCCGATCAAGCCTTTGCCGACTTCGATGCGGCTATGGATAAAGATGCCTGCTACCGTTTAAAACCGGAAGAAAAAGAATGGCCCCTAGGACGAGATCTTTATTTTGGGATCTATCAAAGTCTTGTTGGAGCGGACGATGACGAAGAAGCTGGTAAAAAAGGGAAACCTGATCGCTTTAAAGAATTTCCACCGGATTATTTCGACTTAATCGTTATTGATGAAGCCCACAGGGGGGCTCGTCGTAGTCAGGATGGAAAAGAAACCAGTTCATGGTTTAAGCTTCTTGAATACTTTAAGTCAGCGACTCAGGTTGGTTTAACTGCGACTCCTAAGCGGGATGAATCGAATGATACCTATGCTCACTTTAAAGAGCCGGTAGTCGTGTATTCATTGAAAGATGGTATTCAAGATGGATACTTGGCGCCGTATATCATAAAGCGGGTCACCTCTAACATAGATGCTTTAGGATATCGTCCAGATCGAACAGACATTGTGGATGTAAGAGGTAAAAAATTAGAAATTAAGGACTATCTGACACCAGACTTTGAAAGACAACTTTCTATTCCGCAAAGAACGCGGGCCTTTGCCTATCATTTATTACGTCATCTGTTTTCTACTGACCCCCTAGGAAAGACGCTTGTATTTTGTTTAAATCAAGAACACGCCTTAGATATGGCGAAATACTGCCGAGAAGCTTTTGCACAGTATAAAATAAAATATGGTCTGACGGACTATAAAGGTGATTATGCCGTTAGAATTACGGGTGATGACAAAGACAACGATGGGAAATATCCGGATTTAGAAAAATATAAAAACCTAGATTCATATCAACCGATTATTGTCACCACCTCTAAGCTTTTAACTACGGGTGTAGATGTTAAAAATATCAAGAATGTTGTTATCTTTAGAAATGTTGGCTCAATGGTTGAGTTTAAACAAATTATTGGTCGCGGCACACGCACTTACGAGCCGCAAGATCGAACCAAAGAAAAACTGGGCTTTTTTATTTTGGAATATGCGAATTACTCGACCCAGCTTTTTAATGATCCCGAGTGGGATGACGAAGCGCAGGACTTTATTGATGAAGGCGCCCTAATTGTTGAAAAACCAGAGGCAGAAGAAACTGACATTTCAGAGGCGCCAGTTCCAGTTACAGAGAAAGAGAAGGAAGAAGAAGGTGTTGATGAAGGCTCTGGAGTTTACATCGAGCCTGAACCTGAAGTTATTAATCATATCAAATATCGCATGAGTGAAGACTTCCTTTCGGGAAGAATAGTCATGGCCGCTGAGTCCATTGCCTTAACAGGGCCCGATGGAAAACCCATGAGCACAGATGAGTTTATTTTATATCAGTCAAATATATTGAAAGATCAGTTCAACTCTTTGGCCGATTTAAATTTAATCTGGAAAGATCAAAAGAAGCGAAAAGAGTTTCAAGAATCAGTTAATGACTTAGGAATTAATTTAGGGGCTTTAACTCAGATCTTTTTTGAAAAACATAAAATGCGAAGCGTAGATACGCTCGATATTTTAGTAAATCTTCTTTTTGGCGAAAACTACATTACAAAAGAAGAGCGTATTGAAAAAGCAAAAAAACTGCATCCTGAGGTCTTTCATTTTAACGATCTCAAAAAGGATGCCTTTTTATCGGATTTATTGAAAATTTATACAGAGATGGAATATCATCCATTAAATTTTTCAAAAGAACTTTGGCAAGTTCCACAAATGAAAAAATATGGCGAATTTCAAGGGGTTCGTGAGATTTTTGGTGGCACAGACGGTATTAAACAATTTGTCGAAGACATTCAGTTAGCTCTTTACGACGAAAGAGTTGTGGCATGA
- a CDS encoding restriction endonuclease subunit S has translation MSKLNIPESWAESTLEFAGTWGSGGTPLKSKKEFYGGEINWLKTGDLNNGFVVEVPDRITELGLEDIGGRLYPLKTIIMAMYGATIGKLGILDIEVAVNQACACCTTYEQIYYKYLFFWLMAYRKEYIALGQGGAQPNISRSVIYEQPFAMPPRQEQERIVQKIESCFEKIDATEANLKKIETLLEKHRESALAKAFRGELVEQDPNDESISVLLERIREKKEKNLKAKQEFQPIADGEKPYELPNGWEWVKLGEISKQIQYGFTASASKKGTHKFLRITDITTEGVNWNNVPYCTPSKEDAAKLELVVGDILFARTGGTVGKSFLIKEDVKNSVFASYLIKVRLNQKIVLPELLSIYFTSPAYWNFVTGSQRGAAQPNINGTTLSNLFIPLPPIKEQFRLIKEYKHILEKIDLLKNNLKLKSSILVQQKESILQKAFEGRLVPQIPSEGTGHELLAKILAEKEKAIPKAAKTKTAPRKKKK, from the coding sequence ATGAGTAAGTTGAATATTCCGGAGAGCTGGGCGGAGAGTACTCTTGAGTTTGCCGGCACATGGGGTAGTGGAGGAACACCATTAAAATCAAAAAAAGAGTTTTATGGTGGAGAGATTAATTGGCTTAAGACAGGTGATCTAAATAATGGGTTCGTTGTAGAGGTTCCCGATAGAATCACTGAGCTTGGTTTAGAGGATATTGGTGGAAGACTATATCCGTTAAAAACGATAATTATGGCTATGTATGGTGCTACTATTGGGAAGCTAGGCATACTTGATATAGAGGTAGCTGTAAATCAGGCTTGTGCTTGTTGTACGACATACGAACAAATATATTACAAATATTTATTTTTTTGGTTAATGGCTTACAGAAAAGAATATATTGCACTAGGACAAGGTGGAGCGCAGCCAAATATTTCTCGCTCCGTAATTTATGAGCAGCCATTTGCAATGCCTCCTAGGCAAGAGCAAGAGCGCATAGTCCAAAAAATCGAATCCTGTTTTGAAAAGATTGATGCGACTGAGGCGAATCTTAAAAAAATCGAAACGCTGTTAGAAAAACACAGGGAATCAGCGCTTGCGAAAGCTTTTCGTGGGGAGCTTGTGGAGCAAGATCCGAATGATGAATCAATAAGTGTACTTCTGGAAAGAATAAGAGAAAAAAAAGAGAAAAATTTAAAAGCTAAACAGGAGTTTCAGCCTATTGCAGATGGGGAAAAACCTTATGAGCTTCCTAATGGATGGGAATGGGTTAAGCTCGGGGAAATTTCTAAGCAAATTCAATACGGTTTTACTGCCTCTGCGTCAAAAAAAGGCACACATAAATTTTTACGAATTACAGATATTACTACAGAAGGTGTAAACTGGAATAATGTTCCATATTGTACTCCATCGAAAGAAGATGCGGCTAAGTTAGAGCTTGTTGTCGGGGATATTCTGTTTGCCAGAACAGGAGGAACGGTCGGAAAAAGTTTTTTAATAAAAGAAGATGTTAAAAACAGTGTGTTTGCATCGTATTTAATAAAAGTTCGGTTAAATCAAAAAATTGTTCTGCCTGAACTTTTAAGTATTTATTTTACTTCTCCAGCATATTGGAATTTTGTTACAGGGAGTCAGCGTGGTGCAGCTCAACCAAATATAAATGGAACAACGCTGTCAAATCTTTTTATTCCTTTACCTCCAATTAAAGAACAATTTCGTCTTATCAAAGAATATAAACATATATTGGAAAAGATAGATTTGTTAAAAAATAATTTAAAATTAAAATCTTCTATACTTGTTCAACAAAAAGAATCCATCCTTCAAAAAGCCTTCGAGGGTCGCCTAGTTCCTCAAATACCATCGGAAGGAACGGGCCATGAATTACTCGCCAAAATTTTGGCCGAGAAAGAAAAAGCAATTCCGAAAGCTGCGAAGACTAAGACGGCCCCACGAAAAAAGAAGAAGTAG
- a CDS encoding virulence RhuM family protein, which translates to MKIKDNEILIYNTDDGKVQLEIKLDHEGQTIWLTQNQIAELFDVSLKTVNEHLQNIYGEGELLENATIRNFRIVRQEGSRNVERELSHYNLRAILAVGYRVRSERGTQFRKWASESLNEYLVKGFVMNDKRLKNPGGWDYFDELIERIKDIRASEKRFYQKVRDLIKETSTDYDKDAPQTREFFATIQNRLLFAQTGKTAAELIIERADGSKPNMGLTTFDGEVVRKKDIDIAKNYLTEEEVKELNSLVNMFLDFADDRARQRKAITLAEWVEQTEQFLKFYNRDVLQNAGKKSQHQMLEHAQKQYELFEKNRKEAQDALSEEEHLQELESTLKEIEQKAGKKHGKK; encoded by the coding sequence ATGAAAATAAAAGATAACGAAATTCTGATTTATAATACGGATGATGGAAAAGTGCAGCTCGAGATCAAATTAGATCACGAAGGCCAGACGATTTGGTTGACTCAGAATCAGATCGCCGAGCTTTTTGATGTCAGCTTAAAAACCGTGAACGAGCATTTACAGAATATCTATGGCGAAGGGGAGCTGCTTGAAAATGCAACTATCCGGAATTTCCGGATAGTTCGACAAGAGGGGTCGCGCAATGTAGAGCGTGAGCTAAGTCATTATAATCTCAGGGCTATTTTGGCCGTAGGATATCGTGTCCGCTCTGAGCGAGGGACTCAGTTTAGAAAATGGGCAAGCGAGAGTTTGAACGAATACCTCGTTAAAGGCTTTGTGATGAATGATAAGCGTCTTAAAAATCCTGGAGGGTGGGATTATTTTGACGAGCTTATCGAGCGCATTAAAGACATTAGGGCCAGCGAAAAAAGGTTCTATCAAAAGGTGCGCGATCTTATTAAAGAAACCAGTACAGACTACGATAAAGATGCGCCGCAAACCCGCGAGTTTTTTGCCACGATTCAAAATCGATTGCTTTTTGCGCAAACGGGAAAAACAGCGGCAGAGCTTATAATAGAGCGGGCTGACGGCAGTAAGCCGAATATGGGACTGACGACCTTTGACGGTGAAGTGGTCCGCAAAAAAGACATTGATATCGCCAAGAATTATCTTACAGAAGAGGAAGTCAAAGAGCTGAATAGTTTAGTGAACATGTTCTTAGACTTTGCTGACGACCGAGCTAGGCAGCGTAAAGCGATCACTTTGGCTGAATGGGTAGAGCAAACAGAGCAGTTTTTAAAATTCTACAACCGAGATGTGTTACAAAATGCTGGTAAAAAATCCCAACATCAAATGTTAGAACACGCGCAGAAACAATATGAGTTATTTGAAAAAAATAGAAAAGAAGCTCAAGACGCTCTGTCAGAAGAAGAGCACCTGCAAGAGCTTGAAAGCACTTTAAAAGAAATTGAACAAAAAGCGGGAAAAAAACATGGGAAAAAGTGA